GTAGCAGGCGGCCACCAGGCCGTTGTGTCCGGCGCCGACGACAACCGCATCCGTTTTGATCCTTACGCTCACAGCTCCACCAATCCATGAGGCGTTTCCAGCGTGGCCCCCAACTCCGGCTGAGGCGCTGCGTGAATTTCAACTTCACCTGCGAACTGGACCGCGTCCAGCCAGGCACGCAATCGGTCCGGCTCAGGTGTGCCCAGGCGCAGCGACGTCAGGCGCACCCCCACATCGGGCAGGCGCGTCGGCGGCGGCGGTGTGTGCCACGCAATCAGGCTGGGCCGCACGCCACCCCCCGGCAAACTGCCGTCGGCGGGCACGGTCAGCGCCCATTGGTTGTCGCCACGCGAAAGCTCCAGCACCTCTGGTCCCGGCGGCAAGGCCGGCACGTTCGCCACCCAGTGAATCAGCGCAGGGCCGTTCTCCAGCCTCTCCCGGAGTTCGGGGGTATCCAGCCCAAGCCAACGCGGGCGAGAAGGCGCTGGGACCCGCGGATCGACGGCGATGACCTCCAGGTAGGAGTCCGGCCCCAGCGACAGCAGCGCATTGTGCGTGCCGAACTTTGGGTGTTCACCGCCGGGAGACATGGCCACGCCCAAGCGGTCTTCCAGCCACGCCTGCCCCTCGGCCAGAGTGCGGGCGGCGATCACCAGATGATCCAGCGCAGCTACCGTCATGCCTGCCTACCAAGCAGCACTCCGCCGCGGCGCACGCCGAACATGGGAGCGGGACGAGAGGTCAGCGTTCGTCGATTCCCCGCAACACCGGCTTCACGTCCAGCACCGGCGTAGCGTCCAGAGCCTCGAGGGTGCCGACCTGCATCCTGAGTCCGTCGATGGCGAGGATCGTCACCCGGTGAAGCCCTATCGGGTTCGGGCGGGCCGGGGACCGGGTGCTGAACACGCCCTGCTCCGGGCGGGAGGGATCGTTCCGGGGCTGGACGACCAGCACGTCCCGGGGGGCCCGGTCGAGCCAGGTCAGCAGGACCACCTCGTCTCCCACGGCAAGGTTGCGGAGGCCTTCGGACACCGACGGGTCGAAGAGCACCCAGGCGTCGGGCGCTCCCTCGTCGCCCTGTTTGGGCGCCTCGGCGGCGTCGGTCAGCGTCGACTGAACAACTCCTATCGGGCGGAGAACGAACTGCTCCTCAGGCACCCGCACAGGATATCTTCGGGTCAGTCAGAGGTCATCCGCAGAAGGGTCTCGGCCAGACCGTCGGGGCGGGAGCGGGACTCGTTG
This window of the Actinomycetota bacterium genome carries:
- a CDS encoding VOC family protein, with protein sequence MTVAALDHLVIAARTLAEGQAWLEDRLGVAMSPGGEHPKFGTHNALLSLGPDSYLEVIAVDPRVPAPSRPRWLGLDTPELRERLENGPALIHWVANVPALPPGPEVLELSRGDNQWALTVPADGSLPGGGVRPSLIAWHTPPPPTRLPDVGVRLTSLRLGTPEPDRLRAWLDAVQFAGEVEIHAAPQPELGATLETPHGLVEL
- the tsaA gene encoding tRNA (N6-threonylcarbamoyladenosine(37)-N6)-methyltransferase TrmO; translation: MPEEQFVLRPIGVVQSTLTDAAEAPKQGDEGAPDAWVLFDPSVSEGLRNLAVGDEVVLLTWLDRAPRDVLVVQPRNDPSRPEQGVFSTRSPARPNPIGLHRVTILAIDGLRMQVGTLEALDATPVLDVKPVLRGIDER